In one Brevibacillus composti genomic region, the following are encoded:
- a CDS encoding NAD-dependent epimerase/dehydratase family protein — translation MRKVLITGCAGFIGSHLAERLLQDGMDVIGIDGFVDNYDASVKLRNLSAIRSHPRFAFHSSLLADKLGEPWLDEVDLIFHQAALPGVRSSWGTAFADYVAHNLTATQSLLEACTRLQKPPRIVIASSSSVYGSMKEGALDESAPLHPVSPYGVTKAAMEQICRVYVEAHGLHVVMLRYFTVYGPRQRPDMAFHRFFRQMLRGEPITIYGDGQQSRDFTYVSDAVEANLLAARHAAPGDVFNIGGDREISVLEVLHLMSQLANVTPHVVHLPAVAGDSRRTKADIRQAQAKLGYQPRVRLEEGLRLQLADLRAHIDGPSDERGQ, via the coding sequence ATGAGAAAGGTCCTGATCACTGGTTGTGCCGGATTTATCGGCTCCCATCTCGCGGAACGCTTGCTGCAGGATGGCATGGACGTCATCGGGATTGACGGCTTCGTAGACAATTACGATGCTTCGGTCAAATTGCGAAATCTCTCGGCGATCAGGAGCCATCCCCGGTTTGCCTTTCACTCGTCTCTGCTCGCCGATAAACTGGGGGAGCCCTGGCTGGATGAAGTCGACCTGATCTTTCACCAGGCTGCCCTGCCCGGTGTCAGGTCCAGTTGGGGCACCGCTTTTGCAGACTATGTCGCCCATAACCTGACCGCCACCCAATCCCTGCTGGAGGCATGTACACGGCTCCAGAAGCCCCCTCGCATTGTCATCGCTTCCTCCTCATCCGTCTACGGATCGATGAAGGAAGGGGCGCTGGATGAGAGCGCCCCGCTTCATCCGGTCTCCCCGTACGGAGTGACGAAGGCCGCGATGGAGCAGATTTGCCGTGTGTATGTCGAGGCGCATGGCCTGCATGTCGTCATGCTGCGCTATTTTACGGTATACGGTCCGAGGCAGCGGCCGGATATGGCGTTTCACCGCTTCTTTCGTCAGATGCTGCGGGGAGAGCCGATTACGATCTATGGCGACGGTCAGCAGAGCCGCGATTTTACCTATGTCAGCGATGCGGTGGAAGCCAACCTGCTCGCCGCCCGTCACGCCGCCCCCGGCGATGTGTTCAACATCGGAGGGGACCGGGAGATCAGCGTCCTGGAAGTCCTGCATTTGATGAGTCAGCTCGCAAACGTCACGCCGCACGTAGTCCATCTGCCAGCGGTCGCAGGAGACTCCCGCCGTACCAAGGCAGACATCAGGCAGGCCCAGGCGAAGCTGGGATATCAGCCGCGGGTCCGGCTGGAAGAAGGATTGCGTTTGCAGCTGGCGGATCTACGCGCCCATATAGATGGGCCGTCCGACGAGAGGGGGCAATGA
- a CDS encoding glycosyltransferase: MHRVLVYRRKFLPKSETFIYEQLLGHQRVKTAVLARQKPFHRKQFPFSPVYVRRRFRGLAGWLKKKKFSCLHARFGPAGVELLPHARKAKLPLITSFHGFDATKRVRESKGYRKQLKKLFRKGKAFTVVSDHMKKRLVRLGCPKKKITLIRSGIDLRKFPMLPQQPVKDGAYRLLSVGRLTEKKGMDTLIKAFARVGRQYPQATLTIVGDGEEKKKLKRMIKKYGLTDRVKLRGALTHKEVQRELAKCHLFVIACKTAKNGNQEGIPNVLMEAMATGRPVISTYHAGIPELVEHEVSGYLVPEKSPGKLARMISRVLANSGEWQRVAQRARVKVETNHDIEKQRAKLEDLYLRVAKKTMR; the protein is encoded by the coding sequence TTGCATCGGGTGCTCGTCTACCGCCGCAAATTCCTCCCGAAAAGCGAGACCTTTATCTACGAGCAGCTGCTCGGGCATCAACGGGTAAAAACAGCCGTGCTCGCGCGCCAGAAGCCTTTTCACCGCAAGCAGTTTCCGTTTTCGCCCGTATACGTGCGCAGGCGGTTCCGTGGCCTGGCGGGATGGCTCAAAAAAAAGAAATTCAGCTGTCTCCATGCCCGGTTTGGGCCGGCGGGCGTGGAGCTGCTTCCCCATGCCCGCAAGGCGAAGCTGCCGCTGATCACGTCCTTTCACGGGTTTGACGCCACCAAGCGGGTGCGCGAGAGCAAGGGATACCGGAAACAATTGAAAAAGCTCTTTCGCAAGGGAAAGGCCTTTACGGTCGTCAGCGATCACATGAAAAAACGGTTGGTGCGGCTCGGCTGTCCGAAAAAGAAGATTACGCTGATCCGATCGGGGATTGATCTGAGAAAGTTTCCCATGCTCCCGCAGCAGCCGGTAAAGGACGGCGCCTACCGCCTGCTGAGTGTCGGCAGGCTGACCGAGAAAAAAGGGATGGATACGCTGATCAAGGCATTCGCTCGCGTCGGGCGCCAGTATCCCCAGGCGACCCTCACCATCGTCGGTGACGGCGAAGAGAAGAAAAAGCTGAAACGAATGATCAAAAAATACGGACTGACCGATCGCGTGAAACTGCGCGGGGCCCTTACGCATAAAGAGGTGCAGCGCGAACTGGCGAAATGCCATCTCTTTGTCATCGCCTGCAAGACAGCCAAAAACGGCAATCAGGAGGGCATTCCCAACGTACTGATGGAGGCGATGGCCACCGGGCGGCCGGTGATCTCGACCTACCATGCGGGCATTCCCGAGCTGGTGGAGCACGAGGTGAGCGGTTATCTCGTGCCGGAGAAATCGCCGGGCAAACTGGCGAGAATGATCAGCCGCGTCCTGGCCAATTCCGGGGAATGGCAGAGGGTGGCGCAACGGGCGAGAGTAAAGGTGGAAACCAATCACGATATCGAAAAGCAGCGCGCCAAGCTGGAAGACCTGTACCTGCGCGTTGCTAAAAAAACGATGAGGTGA
- a CDS encoding UDP-glucose dehydrogenase family protein, with amino-acid sequence MNVAVIGTGYVGLTTAVSLALHGHRVIGIDVDEEKVKQLRKKKSPIYEPGLEEALETVVEQGTLSFGSSLADEAAEAEILFICVGTPESEDGTADLRYLFAAVEELRLLQQHDPRKRAVVVKSTVPVGTGDRVADLLREFASVHVVSNPEFLREGRALRDALNPSRIVIGADHAEAFALMDQLYERLSAEWVRTTRANAEMIKYASNAFLATRISFMNELSRLSAALGTDIEVIARGMGLDSRIGPEFLRAGLGYGGSCFPKDTIALLQVAKEQGVSLGILEQVREVNRTQPSWYVQLMRERLQGLVGKRIAVLGLSFKPDTDDIREARSLPVLAELLEAGALVSAYDPVSAEAVARLYPQVRYAQDVYETLTDADAALLVTEWKDCVELQWDRVKEVMASPVLFDGRNAWPTQIVKRHGFTYCGVGKS; translated from the coding sequence ATGAACGTAGCCGTAATCGGAACGGGATATGTCGGGTTGACCACGGCAGTCTCGCTGGCCTTGCACGGTCATCGCGTCATCGGGATTGATGTGGATGAGGAAAAAGTAAAACAGCTCCGAAAAAAGAAGTCGCCCATCTACGAGCCGGGGCTGGAAGAAGCCTTGGAAACAGTTGTCGAACAGGGGACTTTGTCGTTTGGCAGTTCCTTGGCGGACGAAGCGGCAGAGGCAGAGATCTTGTTCATTTGTGTCGGCACGCCCGAGTCGGAGGATGGCACAGCCGATCTCCGCTATCTGTTTGCCGCTGTCGAGGAGTTGCGCCTCCTCCAGCAGCATGACCCCCGAAAGCGGGCCGTCGTCGTAAAAAGCACGGTGCCGGTCGGGACGGGAGACCGTGTGGCTGATCTGCTGCGGGAATTTGCGTCGGTTCACGTAGTTTCCAACCCGGAGTTTTTGCGGGAAGGAAGGGCGCTCCGTGATGCGCTGAACCCGTCCCGTATCGTGATCGGCGCGGATCACGCGGAGGCGTTTGCCCTGATGGATCAGCTGTACGAAAGGTTGTCTGCAGAGTGGGTCCGCACCACCCGTGCCAATGCCGAGATGATCAAATACGCGTCCAATGCCTTTCTCGCCACCCGTATCTCTTTCATGAATGAACTGTCTCGTCTGAGTGCCGCGTTGGGTACGGATATCGAAGTGATTGCACGCGGAATGGGCTTGGACAGTAGAATCGGTCCGGAGTTTTTGCGAGCCGGTCTGGGCTACGGGGGCTCCTGTTTCCCCAAAGACACCATCGCGCTCTTGCAGGTAGCCAAAGAGCAGGGGGTGTCGCTGGGTATATTGGAACAAGTCAGGGAGGTAAACCGCACGCAGCCGTCATGGTACGTACAGCTCATGCGCGAGCGGCTGCAAGGCCTGGTCGGCAAGCGCATCGCGGTCCTCGGACTTTCGTTTAAGCCGGATACGGACGATATCCGCGAGGCCCGCTCGCTGCCGGTCTTGGCGGAGCTGCTGGAAGCAGGCGCGCTGGTGTCGGCCTATGACCCCGTTTCCGCGGAGGCGGTCGCGAGGCTCTATCCGCAGGTTCGCTATGCCCAAGACGTCTACGAGACATTGACGGACGCGGATGCGGCACTGCTCGTCACAGAGTGGAAGGACTGCGTGGAGCTGCAATGGGACCGCGTAAAAGAAGTCATGGCAAGTCCGGTCCTGTTTGACGGCAGAAACGCCTGGCCGACACAAATCGTCAAGCGGCATGGCTTTACCTACTGCGGCGTTGGCAAAAGCTGA